Proteins from one Mercurialis annua linkage group LG7, ddMerAnnu1.2, whole genome shotgun sequence genomic window:
- the LOC126655827 gene encoding glucose-6-phosphate 1-dehydrogenase 2, chloroplastic isoform X2, which yields MATLSSIHSRSYSNSNSLFSSSSSSINGQQSQRLTLISKKFLTAAAKDSLKSQNNAYPDVILMQDVASPVNPVKNENSFVKLKDSLLSSVTSSDEIKEEIGFDCNNEDESTVSITVVGASGDLAKKKIFPALFALYYEGFLPKHFTVFGYARSKMTDAELRNMVSRTLTCRIDKRENCEEKMDEFLKRCFYHSGQYDSPEHFAELDKHLKIHEGGRVSNRLFYLSIPPNIFVDAVKCASSSASSGKGWTRVIVEKPFGQCSDSSAALTKSLKLYLEEDQIFRIDHYLGKELVENLSVLRFSNLIFEPLWSRQYIRNVQLIFSEDFGTEGRGGYFDNYGIIRDIMQNHLLQILALFAMETPVSLDAEDIRNEKVKVLRSMRPLRLEDVFIGQYKSHTKGGVSYPGYTDDKTVPKDSLTPTFAAAALFIDNARWDGVPFLMKAGKALHNKMAEIRVQFRHVPGNLYNRNFGTDLDQATNELVIRVQPDEAIYLKINNKVPGLGMRLDRSNLNLHYAARYCKEIPCAYERLLLDAIEGERRLFIRSDELDAAWSLFTPVLRELEEKKIIPEYYPYGSRGPVGAHYLAARYNVRWGDLCVEQ from the exons ATGGCCACCCTTTCTTCAATTCATTCCCGTTcttattcaaattcaaattctttATTCTCTTCCTCTTCGTCTTCCATTAATGGGCAACAATCTCAACGATTAACTCTGATTTCTAAGAAGTTTTTAACAGCAGCAGCTAAGGATTCActaaaatctcaaaataatGCATACCCAGATGTGATTCTTATGCAGGACG TGGCCAGCCCAGTGAACCCTGTAAAAAATGAGAATTCTTTTGTGAAATTGAAAGATAGTTTGTTATCTTCAGTAACATCTTCAGatgaaataaaagaagaaattggTTTTGATTGTAATAATGAAGATGAGTCAACTGTCAGCATCACTGTTGTTGGAGCTTCTGGGGACCTTGCTAAGAAAAAGATTTTTCCTGCACTTTTTGCCCTTTATTATGAGGGATTTCTCCCCAAG cACTTCACTGTGTTTGGTTATGCTCGGAGTAAGATGACTGATGCTGAACTTAGAAACATGGTTAGCAGGACGCTGACTTGCAGAATTGATAAGAG GGAGAACTGTGAAGAAAAGATGGACGAGTTTCTTAAAAGATGTTTTTACCATTCTGGTCAGTATGATTCTCCGGAACATTTTGCAGAACTAGACAAGCATCTGAAAATACATGAG GGCGGGAGAGTTTCCAATCGCCTTTTTTATCTGTCAATTCCTCCGAATATTTTCGTTGATGCAGTAAAATGTGCTAGCTCGTCAGCTTCATCTGGTAAAGGCTGGACCAGGGTCATTGTTGAGAAGCCTTTTGGCCAATGTTCAGATTCTTCTGCTGCTCTGACAAAGTCACTCAAGCTATACCTAGAAGAAGATCAAATATTTAG GATTGACCATTATCTGGGTAAAGAGCTGGTAGAAAATCTTTCGGTTCTCCGCTTCTCCAATCTCATTTTTGAACCCTTGTGGTCAAGGCAGTATATAAGGAATGTACAGTTAATTTTCTCTGAAGACTTCGGCACCGAAGGACGTGGAGG gtattttgataattatggGATAATCAGAGATATAATGCAGAACCATCTGCTTCAAATTCTCGCACTCTTCGCCATGGAAACCCCAGTCAGTCTAGATGCAGAAGACATAAGAAATGAAAAG GTCAAAGTTTTGCGATCCATGAGGCCTCTACGGCTTGAAGATGTGTTCATAGGTCAGTATAAGAGTCACACCAAGGGAGGAGTTTCTTACCCAGGCTACACTGATGACAAGACTGTGCCAAAAGACAGCTTAACTCCAACATTTGCAGCCGCGGCCCTCTTTATCGACAACGCAAGATGGGACGGGGTGCCTTTTCTTATGAAAGCGGGAAAAGCATTACATAATAAGAT GGCTGAGATACGTGTACAGTTCAGGCATGTACCCGGTAACTTATATAACCGGAACTTTGGAACAGATCTTGATCAAGCTACGAATGAGCTTGTAATCCGAGTGCAACCAGATGAAGCTATCTATTTAAAGATCAATAACAAGGTCCCTGGCTTGGGAATGAGATTGGATCGGAGCAATCTAAATCTTCACTATGCAGCAAG ATATTGCAAGGAGATTCCTTGTGCGTACGAAAGGCTGTTGTTAGATGCCATAGAAGGTGAAAGAAGGTTATTTATCAGGAGTGACGAACTAGACGCCGCTTGGTCACTGTTCACTCCCGTATTAAGGGAGCTTGAAGAGAAAAAGATCATTCCGGAATACTATCCATACGGGAGTCGAGGCCCTGTCGGTGCTCACTATCTGGCAGCACGATACAATGTAAGATGGGGAGATCTATGTGTAGAGCAGTAA
- the LOC126655827 gene encoding glucose-6-phosphate 1-dehydrogenase 2, chloroplastic isoform X1, which translates to MATLSSIHSRSYSNSNSLFSSSSSSINGQQSQRLTLISKKFLTAAAKDSLKSQNNAYPDVILMQDGAVASPVNPVKNENSFVKLKDSLLSSVTSSDEIKEEIGFDCNNEDESTVSITVVGASGDLAKKKIFPALFALYYEGFLPKHFTVFGYARSKMTDAELRNMVSRTLTCRIDKRENCEEKMDEFLKRCFYHSGQYDSPEHFAELDKHLKIHEGGRVSNRLFYLSIPPNIFVDAVKCASSSASSGKGWTRVIVEKPFGQCSDSSAALTKSLKLYLEEDQIFRIDHYLGKELVENLSVLRFSNLIFEPLWSRQYIRNVQLIFSEDFGTEGRGGYFDNYGIIRDIMQNHLLQILALFAMETPVSLDAEDIRNEKVKVLRSMRPLRLEDVFIGQYKSHTKGGVSYPGYTDDKTVPKDSLTPTFAAAALFIDNARWDGVPFLMKAGKALHNKMAEIRVQFRHVPGNLYNRNFGTDLDQATNELVIRVQPDEAIYLKINNKVPGLGMRLDRSNLNLHYAARYCKEIPCAYERLLLDAIEGERRLFIRSDELDAAWSLFTPVLRELEEKKIIPEYYPYGSRGPVGAHYLAARYNVRWGDLCVEQ; encoded by the exons ATGGCCACCCTTTCTTCAATTCATTCCCGTTcttattcaaattcaaattctttATTCTCTTCCTCTTCGTCTTCCATTAATGGGCAACAATCTCAACGATTAACTCTGATTTCTAAGAAGTTTTTAACAGCAGCAGCTAAGGATTCActaaaatctcaaaataatGCATACCCAGATGTGATTCTTATGCAGGACG GTGCAGTGGCCAGCCCAGTGAACCCTGTAAAAAATGAGAATTCTTTTGTGAAATTGAAAGATAGTTTGTTATCTTCAGTAACATCTTCAGatgaaataaaagaagaaattggTTTTGATTGTAATAATGAAGATGAGTCAACTGTCAGCATCACTGTTGTTGGAGCTTCTGGGGACCTTGCTAAGAAAAAGATTTTTCCTGCACTTTTTGCCCTTTATTATGAGGGATTTCTCCCCAAG cACTTCACTGTGTTTGGTTATGCTCGGAGTAAGATGACTGATGCTGAACTTAGAAACATGGTTAGCAGGACGCTGACTTGCAGAATTGATAAGAG GGAGAACTGTGAAGAAAAGATGGACGAGTTTCTTAAAAGATGTTTTTACCATTCTGGTCAGTATGATTCTCCGGAACATTTTGCAGAACTAGACAAGCATCTGAAAATACATGAG GGCGGGAGAGTTTCCAATCGCCTTTTTTATCTGTCAATTCCTCCGAATATTTTCGTTGATGCAGTAAAATGTGCTAGCTCGTCAGCTTCATCTGGTAAAGGCTGGACCAGGGTCATTGTTGAGAAGCCTTTTGGCCAATGTTCAGATTCTTCTGCTGCTCTGACAAAGTCACTCAAGCTATACCTAGAAGAAGATCAAATATTTAG GATTGACCATTATCTGGGTAAAGAGCTGGTAGAAAATCTTTCGGTTCTCCGCTTCTCCAATCTCATTTTTGAACCCTTGTGGTCAAGGCAGTATATAAGGAATGTACAGTTAATTTTCTCTGAAGACTTCGGCACCGAAGGACGTGGAGG gtattttgataattatggGATAATCAGAGATATAATGCAGAACCATCTGCTTCAAATTCTCGCACTCTTCGCCATGGAAACCCCAGTCAGTCTAGATGCAGAAGACATAAGAAATGAAAAG GTCAAAGTTTTGCGATCCATGAGGCCTCTACGGCTTGAAGATGTGTTCATAGGTCAGTATAAGAGTCACACCAAGGGAGGAGTTTCTTACCCAGGCTACACTGATGACAAGACTGTGCCAAAAGACAGCTTAACTCCAACATTTGCAGCCGCGGCCCTCTTTATCGACAACGCAAGATGGGACGGGGTGCCTTTTCTTATGAAAGCGGGAAAAGCATTACATAATAAGAT GGCTGAGATACGTGTACAGTTCAGGCATGTACCCGGTAACTTATATAACCGGAACTTTGGAACAGATCTTGATCAAGCTACGAATGAGCTTGTAATCCGAGTGCAACCAGATGAAGCTATCTATTTAAAGATCAATAACAAGGTCCCTGGCTTGGGAATGAGATTGGATCGGAGCAATCTAAATCTTCACTATGCAGCAAG ATATTGCAAGGAGATTCCTTGTGCGTACGAAAGGCTGTTGTTAGATGCCATAGAAGGTGAAAGAAGGTTATTTATCAGGAGTGACGAACTAGACGCCGCTTGGTCACTGTTCACTCCCGTATTAAGGGAGCTTGAAGAGAAAAAGATCATTCCGGAATACTATCCATACGGGAGTCGAGGCCCTGTCGGTGCTCACTATCTGGCAGCACGATACAATGTAAGATGGGGAGATCTATGTGTAGAGCAGTAA